Within the Hypericibacter adhaerens genome, the region GACATGGATCTCAGCATCGTCGAGCGCACGCCGGCGTCGATCGGGCAGGCGGGTGCCACCACCGTGCCGGCCCACACGCTCTACGACATCGTCCGCAAGCTGCCCGAAGGGGCGCAGGTCGAGATCGACGGGGCGAGCGATGCGGGCCAGCTGGGCCTGCGCGCCGGCCGCGCCCGCTTCTCGCTGGCGACCTTGCCGCGCGAGGATTTCCCGGCGGTCAATGTCGGCGACCTGCCGCACCGCTTCCATGTCCCGGCCGAGGAGATGCGCGCCCTCATCGATCGCACCAGCTTCGCGATCTCGACCGAGGAGACGCGCTATTACCTCAACGGCATCTATCTGCACGCCCATACCCAGGGCAAGGCGAAGGCCTTACGCGCGGTCGCGACCGACGGCCACAGGCTCGCGCGGATCGAGCTGGGTCTGCCTTCGGGCGCCGCCGAGATGCCGGGCGTGATCGTGCCGCGCAAGGCCGTGGCCGAGCTCAGGAAGCTGATCGAGGAGATCGACGGGGCAGTCGAGGTGGCGCTGTCGGACACGCGCATCAGCTTCGCCTTCGCCGACGTGCTGCTCACCTCCAAGCTGATCGACGGCAGCTTCCCGGACTATCACCGCGTGATTCCGACCGGCAACGACAAGCTGCTCACGGTCGACCGCAAGAGCTTCATGGAGGCGGTCGACCTGGTCGCCACCATCTCGAGCGAGAAGTCGCGCGCGGTGAAGCTGTCGCTGAAGGAGGGCCACCTGACCCTCTCGGCCTCGAGCCCGGAAAACGGCACGGCCACCGAGGAACTGGAGGCGAGCTATGCCGGCCAGCCGATCGAGATCGGCTTCAACTCGCGCTACCTCATCGACATCCTGCGCCAGATCCAGGGCGACAATGCCGAGATCGCGCTCGCCGATGCGGCGTCGCCCACCCTGATGAAGGATCCGGCCAACGGCGCGGCGCTCTATGTGCTGATGCCGATGCGCGTCTGAGGCGGCCGGTTTCCCACGAGGCATTCCGACGAGGCAGATGACCCTGACTGCGCTGGCGAAAACCGATCCGACCGTCATCGCGAGGCCGCTTGCGGCCCGGCCGGCGGCGGCGCATCTGACGCGCCTGGCGCTGGCCGATTTCCGCTGCTACCGCGAGGCGGTGCTGGAGACCGACGCGCGGCCCGTGGTGCTGGCGGGCCCCAACGGTGCCGGCAAGACCAACCTGCTCGAGGCCATCTCCTTCCTGGCGCCGGGCCGCGGCCTGCGGCGCGCCCGGTTGACTGAGATCGAACGCCGCCCCGTGACGCCGACCCCCGATCTGCCGGGCGCCTGGGCGGTCGCGGCGCGGCTGGTCAACGGCCCCGGCCCCGGCCCCGAGATCGAGATCGGCACGGGACGCGATCCTGCGGCGGGCGAGGGCACTGTCGAGCGCCGCGTGGTGAAGATCGACGGCGCCTTCCGCAAGGGCCAGTCGGCGCTGGCCGAGCGCCTGGCGCTGGTCTGGCTGACGCCGCAGATGGACCGCCTGTTCCTCGACGGCGCCGGCGACCGGCGGCGGTTCCTCGATCGCCTGGTCTATGGTTTCGATCCGGCCCATGCGACCCGTGTCTCGGCCTACGAGCAGGCCCTGCGCGAGCGGGCACGGCTCCTGACCGCCGGTCAATGGTCAGGGCAGGGTGCCTGGCTCGACGGGCTCGAGGCGCAGATGGCGGAGCTGGGCGTCGCCGTGGCGGCGGCCCGGCGCGATCTGCTGTTGCGGCTCAAGGCCGCCGCAGCCGACGGGTTCGGACCCTTTCCCGGTGCCGCGATCGCGCTCCAGGGGCTGGTCGACGAGGCGCTCGCCGCCATGCCGGCGCTGGCCGCCGAGGACGCGCTCAAGGCGAGGCTTGCCGAGACCCGGGCGCTCGACGCGCAAACCGGCGGGGCCGCGGTCGGCCCGCACAAGAGCGATCTCGCCGTGACCCATCTGGGCCGCGGCCGGCCGGCGGCCGAATGCTCGACCGGCGAGCAGAAGGCGCTCCTGCTGGCGATCGTGCTGGCCTATGCCCGGGCGCTGGCCGAGGCGCGCGGCAGCGCGCCCTTGATCCTGCTCGACGAGGTCGCGGCGCACCTGGACCGCGCCCGCAGGCGGGCCCTGTTCGAGGCGATCCTGGAGACGGGGGCTCAGGCCTGGCTGACCGGGACCGATATCGAGCTCTTCGCC harbors:
- the dnaN gene encoding DNA polymerase III subunit beta produces the protein MKLTIERGALLRSLGHVQSVVERRNTIPILSNILIEGSKEALHMTATDMDLSIVERTPASIGQAGATTVPAHTLYDIVRKLPEGAQVEIDGASDAGQLGLRAGRARFSLATLPREDFPAVNVGDLPHRFHVPAEEMRALIDRTSFAISTEETRYYLNGIYLHAHTQGKAKALRAVATDGHRLARIELGLPSGAAEMPGVIVPRKAVAELRKLIEEIDGAVEVALSDTRISFAFADVLLTSKLIDGSFPDYHRVIPTGNDKLLTVDRKSFMEAVDLVATISSEKSRAVKLSLKEGHLTLSASSPENGTATEELEASYAGQPIEIGFNSRYLIDILRQIQGDNAEIALADAASPTLMKDPANGAALYVLMPMRV
- the recF gene encoding DNA replication/repair protein RecF (All proteins in this family for which functions are known are DNA-binding proteins that assist the filamentation of RecA onto DNA for the initiation of recombination or recombinational repair.), giving the protein MTLTALAKTDPTVIARPLAARPAAAHLTRLALADFRCYREAVLETDARPVVLAGPNGAGKTNLLEAISFLAPGRGLRRARLTEIERRPVTPTPDLPGAWAVAARLVNGPGPGPEIEIGTGRDPAAGEGTVERRVVKIDGAFRKGQSALAERLALVWLTPQMDRLFLDGAGDRRRFLDRLVYGFDPAHATRVSAYEQALRERARLLTAGQWSGQGAWLDGLEAQMAELGVAVAAARRDLLLRLKAAAADGFGPFPGAAIALQGLVDEALAAMPALAAEDALKARLAETRALDAQTGGAAVGPHKSDLAVTHLGRGRPAAECSTGEQKALLLAIVLAYARALAEARGSAPLILLDEVAAHLDRARRRALFEAILETGAQAWLTGTDIELFAELGEAARFVAVEEGRLRPRPGAP